The following coding sequences are from one Verrucosispora sp. WMMD573 window:
- the hemE gene encoding uroporphyrinogen decarboxylase, giving the protein MTTDTTGTAARDDEPRPGGPADSPFVRACRRRPVPHTPVWFMRQAGRSLPEYREIRATVGMLESCRRPDLVTEITLQPVRRHGVDAAILFSDIVVPVAAAGVDLDIVPGTGPVVAEPVRTAADVERIRPIGRDDVDYVDEAVRLLVKELGDTPLIGFAGAPFTLASYLVEGGPSRTHAKTKALMYGDPELWHALAGRLAEVTLAFLRVQIEAGVSAVQLFDSWAGALSEADYRRFVLPHSTKVLTGLADTGVPRIHFGVGTAELLGAMGEAGADVVGVDWRTPLDVATRRIGPERAVQGNLDPTLLLAPWPVVEAEVRRILEQGRAAPGHVFNLGHGVLPETDPEVLTRVVALVHQLSARPADQG; this is encoded by the coding sequence ATGACCACCGACACCACGGGCACCGCCGCCCGAGACGACGAACCCCGCCCCGGCGGACCCGCAGATTCGCCCTTCGTGCGGGCGTGCCGCCGCCGGCCGGTCCCGCACACCCCGGTCTGGTTCATGCGCCAGGCGGGCCGGTCGCTGCCGGAGTACCGCGAGATCCGGGCCACCGTGGGGATGCTGGAGTCGTGCCGCCGCCCCGACCTGGTCACCGAGATCACCCTTCAGCCGGTACGCCGGCACGGGGTGGACGCGGCGATCCTGTTCAGCGACATCGTGGTGCCGGTGGCCGCCGCCGGGGTCGACCTGGACATCGTGCCCGGCACCGGCCCGGTGGTGGCCGAACCGGTGCGTACCGCCGCCGACGTCGAACGGATCCGGCCGATCGGCCGCGATGACGTCGACTACGTCGACGAGGCGGTCCGGCTGCTGGTCAAGGAGTTGGGCGACACCCCGCTGATCGGCTTCGCCGGTGCCCCGTTCACGCTGGCCAGTTATCTGGTGGAGGGTGGGCCGTCGCGTACCCACGCCAAGACCAAGGCGTTGATGTACGGCGACCCCGAGCTGTGGCACGCCCTCGCCGGCCGGCTGGCCGAGGTGACCCTGGCGTTCCTGCGGGTGCAGATCGAGGCCGGCGTGTCGGCGGTGCAGCTCTTCGACTCCTGGGCCGGCGCGCTCTCCGAGGCCGACTACCGCCGCTTCGTGCTGCCGCATTCGACGAAGGTGCTGACCGGTCTCGCCGACACCGGTGTCCCCCGCATCCACTTCGGGGTGGGCACCGCCGAGCTGCTCGGCGCGATGGGCGAGGCCGGCGCCGACGTGGTCGGCGTCGACTGGCGTACCCCGCTGGACGTCGCGACCCGCCGGATCGGGCCGGAACGGGCGGTGCAGGGCAACCTCGATCCGACCCTGCTGCTGGCGCCGTGGCCGGTGGTGGAGGCGGAGGTACGCCGGATCCTGGAGCAGGGCCGGGCCGCGCCGGGGCACGTGTTCAACCTCGGCCACGGGGTGCTGCCGGAGACCGACCCGGAGGTGCTGACCCGGGTGGTCGCGCTGGTGCACCAGCTGTCCGCTCGACCGGCCGACCAGGGCTGA
- a CDS encoding RNA polymerase sigma-70 factor produces MSEDPFVAHRSLLFTVAYEMLGSVSDAEDVVQETWLRWAALADAGRGQVREPRAYLVRIVTRLCLNRMRTLARQREDYVGEWLPEPVLTSPDVAEDIELAESVSIAMLAVLETLLPTERAVFVLREVFDVPYDEIAAALDKSPAAVRQIATRARKHVAARRPRMSVSRTEQEQVVERFLAALTTGDVPGLLKVLAPDVLVVGDGGGLAPAIPKPVRGAAKVAPVMARFAELAHDARAFVVDLNGGVAARIDPGGENDTAVSFVIEDGRITRIYAVRNPHKLERLGVVAELRR; encoded by the coding sequence ATGAGCGAAGACCCCTTCGTCGCCCACCGCAGCCTGCTGTTCACTGTCGCCTACGAGATGCTCGGCTCGGTCTCCGACGCCGAGGACGTGGTGCAGGAGACCTGGCTGCGGTGGGCGGCCCTGGCCGACGCCGGGCGCGGCCAGGTGCGGGAGCCTCGGGCGTACCTCGTTCGGATCGTGACCCGGCTCTGCCTCAACCGGATGCGCACGCTCGCGCGCCAGCGCGAGGATTACGTGGGCGAGTGGCTGCCCGAGCCGGTGTTGACCAGCCCGGACGTCGCCGAGGACATCGAGCTTGCGGAGAGCGTCTCGATCGCCATGCTTGCGGTACTGGAGACGCTGCTACCGACGGAGCGGGCGGTCTTCGTGCTCCGCGAGGTCTTCGACGTGCCGTACGACGAGATCGCTGCGGCGCTGGACAAGTCGCCGGCGGCGGTGCGGCAGATCGCGACGCGGGCTCGCAAGCACGTGGCGGCACGCCGGCCCCGGATGTCGGTGAGCCGCACCGAGCAGGAGCAGGTGGTCGAGCGGTTCCTCGCCGCCCTGACCACCGGCGACGTGCCCGGACTGCTCAAGGTGCTGGCTCCCGACGTGCTCGTGGTGGGCGACGGGGGCGGTCTGGCTCCGGCGATTCCGAAGCCGGTCCGCGGGGCCGCGAAGGTCGCCCCGGTGATGGCCCGCTTCGCCGAGCTCGCGCACGACGCCAGAGCTTTCGTCGTCGACCTCAACGGCGGCGTCGCGGCCCGCATCGACCCCGGCGGCGAGAACGACACGGCCGTGTCGTTCGTCATCGAGGACGGCCGGATCACCCGGATCTATGCGGTCCGCAACCCGCACAAGCTCGAACGGCTGGGCGTGGTAGCCGAGCTTCGACGGTGA
- the hemG gene encoding protoporphyrinogen oxidase, with product MATRRRVAVVGGGIAGLAAAVRLRDRAPAGLDITVYEQSGALGGKLRTGELAGGPVEFGAESFLMRDPAGGESAAVALVRRLGLAGRIVHPTVGQAALAVDGGLRPIPGGTLVGVPGDLEKVSAVARPTAEADRDGGGPLLRPGDDVSVGALVRSRFGDEVVDRLVDPMLGGVYAGRADDLSLVTTMPALARAARVEHTLLAAVRAAQAAAPRAPGEPVFGTLDGGLSTLVDAAVTASGATVRRDAAVRELVPTGVGWRLTVGPTRDPEHVEVDAVVLAVPARPAARLLAEVAPEAAKEVGGLDYASVALVTLALPEPVLPDLSGFLVPATEGLLVKAATFFTTKWGHLRRPDRLALVRASVGRYGDEVQLQRTDEDLAATVHRELSAVLGAPLPAPVAGHVQRWGGGLPQYTPGHLDRVVAARSALRATHPTLRLAGAGYDGVGIPVCVRSGETAAEEIITALEGSGR from the coding sequence GTGGCGACGCGGCGGCGGGTGGCGGTGGTCGGTGGCGGCATCGCCGGCCTGGCCGCCGCGGTCCGGTTGCGCGACCGTGCCCCCGCCGGCCTCGACATCACCGTGTACGAGCAGTCCGGCGCGCTCGGTGGCAAGCTGCGCACCGGCGAGCTGGCCGGCGGGCCGGTCGAGTTCGGGGCCGAGTCGTTCCTGATGCGTGACCCGGCCGGCGGGGAATCCGCCGCCGTGGCCCTGGTTCGCCGGCTCGGCCTGGCGGGACGGATCGTCCACCCCACCGTCGGGCAGGCGGCGCTGGCCGTCGACGGCGGACTGCGCCCGATCCCCGGCGGCACGCTTGTCGGCGTACCCGGTGATCTGGAGAAGGTTTCGGCGGTGGCCCGGCCCACTGCTGAGGCCGACCGCGACGGCGGTGGGCCGCTGCTCCGCCCCGGAGACGACGTCTCCGTGGGCGCGCTGGTCCGGTCGAGGTTCGGTGACGAGGTGGTCGACCGGCTGGTCGACCCGATGCTCGGCGGCGTGTACGCGGGCCGCGCCGACGACCTGTCCCTGGTCACCACCATGCCGGCGCTGGCCCGGGCCGCCCGGGTGGAACACACGCTGCTCGCCGCGGTACGCGCCGCGCAGGCAGCCGCGCCCCGCGCCCCCGGCGAGCCGGTCTTCGGCACCCTCGACGGCGGGCTGAGCACCCTGGTCGACGCGGCGGTGACGGCCAGCGGGGCGACGGTCCGGCGCGACGCGGCGGTGCGTGAGCTCGTCCCGACCGGCGTCGGCTGGCGGCTGACCGTCGGTCCGACCCGCGACCCCGAGCACGTCGAGGTTGACGCGGTGGTGCTGGCGGTGCCGGCCCGGCCGGCGGCGCGCCTGCTCGCCGAGGTCGCCCCGGAAGCGGCGAAGGAGGTCGGCGGGCTGGACTACGCCAGCGTCGCGCTGGTCACCCTCGCGCTGCCCGAACCGGTGCTGCCGGACCTCTCCGGCTTCCTGGTCCCCGCCACCGAAGGGCTGCTGGTCAAGGCGGCCACCTTCTTCACCACCAAGTGGGGGCACCTGCGCCGGCCGGACCGGCTGGCCCTGGTGCGTGCCTCGGTCGGCCGGTACGGCGACGAGGTGCAGCTCCAGCGCACCGACGAGGACCTTGCCGCCACCGTGCACCGGGAACTGTCGGCGGTGCTGGGTGCGCCGCTGCCCGCCCCGGTCGCCGGGCACGTGCAGCGCTGGGGCGGCGGGCTGCCGCAGTACACCCCAGGTCATCTCGACCGGGTGGTCGCAGCCCGGTCGGCGCTGCGGGCGACACATCCGACGCTGCGGCTGGCCGGCGCCGGCTACGACGGGGTCGGCATCCCGGTCTGCGTCCGCTCCGGTGAGACGGCGGCCGAGGAGATCATCACGGCACTGGAAGGATCGGGGAGATGA
- a CDS encoding ribonuclease D yields MTDEPPLRRRAAASRTGNDTQHPPSARSEPSDAGSEPTASQSVPLTAPREGTPEPVAAPEQLAEVVARFASGAGPVALDAERASGYRYSQRAYLVQLRRAGAGTVLIDPLPLPDLSALDAVIAETEWVLHAANQDLPCLAELGLRPRRLFDTELAARLAGFERVGLAALTEQLLGFSLEKHHSAADWSSRPLPESWLTYAALDVELLTDLRDALDAELTRQGKSEWAAEEFAALVLNGARPPRVRAEPWRRTSGIHRVRGARAQARVRSLWYARDQIAARRDTAPGRVLPDSAIVAAAELDPRDEKTLLTLPGFGGRSVRRLARTWLAALDDARQLPDDALPVAPTVEGPPPPHRWAERDPAAAARLTRCREVVLRVAGEHNLPPENLISPDTIRRVAWQPPEEITEATVAEALRAHHARDWQITLLLPHLPTALTPTPTP; encoded by the coding sequence GTGACCGACGAACCACCCCTGCGCCGTCGGGCCGCCGCAAGCCGTACGGGAAACGACACGCAGCACCCGCCATCGGCGCGGTCGGAGCCCTCGGACGCGGGGTCCGAGCCCACCGCCAGCCAGTCCGTGCCGCTGACCGCTCCCCGCGAGGGCACCCCCGAGCCCGTCGCCGCCCCGGAGCAGCTCGCCGAGGTCGTGGCGCGGTTCGCCAGCGGTGCCGGGCCGGTGGCCCTGGACGCCGAACGGGCCTCCGGCTACCGGTACAGCCAACGCGCCTACCTCGTGCAGCTACGTCGCGCCGGTGCCGGCACCGTACTGATCGACCCCCTGCCGCTGCCCGACCTCAGCGCCCTGGACGCCGTCATCGCCGAGACGGAGTGGGTGCTGCACGCGGCGAACCAGGATCTACCCTGCCTCGCGGAGCTGGGGCTGCGTCCCCGCCGGTTGTTCGACACCGAGTTGGCGGCCCGGCTGGCCGGCTTCGAGCGGGTGGGGCTCGCGGCGCTCACCGAGCAGTTGCTCGGGTTCAGCCTGGAGAAGCACCACTCCGCGGCGGACTGGTCGAGCCGGCCGCTGCCCGAATCCTGGCTGACCTACGCCGCCCTGGACGTCGAGCTGCTGACCGACCTGCGCGACGCACTCGACGCGGAGCTGACCCGGCAGGGCAAATCCGAGTGGGCTGCGGAGGAGTTCGCCGCGCTCGTGCTGAACGGCGCCCGACCGCCCCGGGTACGCGCCGAACCGTGGCGGCGCACGTCCGGAATTCACCGCGTCCGAGGCGCGCGGGCACAGGCCCGGGTCCGGTCCCTGTGGTATGCCCGGGACCAGATCGCCGCCCGGCGTGACACGGCGCCGGGCCGGGTGCTACCCGACTCGGCCATCGTCGCGGCGGCGGAGCTGGACCCGAGGGACGAGAAGACGCTGCTCACGCTGCCCGGCTTCGGTGGTCGCTCGGTGCGGCGGTTGGCGCGTACCTGGCTGGCGGCGCTCGACGACGCCCGGCAGTTGCCGGACGACGCGCTGCCGGTGGCGCCGACGGTGGAGGGGCCGCCCCCGCCACACCGCTGGGCGGAGCGGGACCCGGCCGCCGCCGCCCGGCTGACCCGCTGCCGGGAGGTGGTGCTGCGGGTGGCCGGCGAGCACAACCTGCCCCCGGAGAACCTGATCTCGCCCGACACCATTCGCCGGGTCGCCTGGCAGCCCCCCGAGGAGATCACCGAAGCCACCGTCGCCGAGGCCCTGCGCGCCCACCACGCCCGCGACTGGCAGATCACTCTCCTCCTCCCCCACCTCCCCACCGCCCTAACCCCCACCCCCACCCCCTAA
- a CDS encoding VOC family protein → MSTRIHNIGIDCHDTYALAGFWAQVFECPRQPDDFPGDPEAMLLPPGGPEVLFLAVPEGKTVKNRLHLDLEPTDRTRDEEVERLLGIGARHVADHIGPTGAGWVVLADPEGNEFCVLRSAAEKAAARQAAEETVTDA, encoded by the coding sequence ATGAGCACACGGATCCACAACATCGGAATCGACTGTCACGACACGTATGCCCTGGCCGGTTTCTGGGCCCAGGTCTTCGAGTGCCCCCGCCAGCCGGACGACTTCCCGGGTGACCCGGAGGCCATGCTGCTGCCGCCGGGCGGTCCGGAGGTGCTCTTCCTGGCGGTACCGGAGGGCAAGACGGTGAAGAACCGGCTGCACCTCGATCTGGAACCCACCGACCGGACCCGGGACGAGGAGGTCGAGCGGCTGCTCGGCATCGGAGCCCGGCACGTCGCCGACCACATCGGGCCGACCGGCGCCGGTTGGGTGGTGCTCGCCGATCCGGAGGGCAACGAGTTCTGCGTACTGCGCAGCGCCGCCGAGAAGGCGGCGGCCCGACAGGCGGCGGAGGAGACTGTGACGGACGCCTGA
- a CDS encoding 3-hydroxyacyl-CoA dehydrogenase NAD-binding domain-containing protein → MSALAAPNEVVTKALLRQVNVPGLDRPAALITLDNGFDHTKPNTFGPGGLTSLDEAISAALAADPAFIAVTGKPYIFCVGADITGLPQLADRAQALEIGRLGHRVFARLKDSSVPTFAFVNGAAMGGGLELALHCHYRTLSAGATALALPEVSLGLIPGWGGTQLLPNLIGIPAATQVIIQNPLMQNKMLKPKQAAELGIADVLLEPADFLERSLEWAAGVVRGQVEVTRPEVDKDMWAGVLYFARQTLDQRLHGAVPAAYQALDLLETAKDADFATGTAAEDEALADLVFSEELRSGLYAFDLVQRRAKRPAGAPDKGLARPVTKVGIVGAGLMASQLALLFARRLQVPVVLTDLDQARVDKGVAYVHTQIEKAVSKGRMDKGTAAKLYGLVSGSVDKSVFTDADFVIEAVFEDLNVKKQVWAELEKVVKPEAVLATNTSSLSIIEMAAELEHPERVVGFHFFNPVAVLPLLEIVRGERTDDATLATAFAVGKQLKKSSVLVKDAPAFVVNRLLTRFLGTVFAAVDAGTPLEVANRALDPLGLPMRPLALLQLVGPAVAYHVGGTLHAAFPDRFGVSENLKRIADSGQPIVVDDEINAEVAKLLVVGDQPLTEEQVRQNALDALAQEIRLMLDEGVVAEAQDIDLCMILGAGWPFHLGGVTPYLDRTGTSERVTGRRFLPRGAASLSG, encoded by the coding sequence GTGAGCGCGCTCGCCGCACCGAACGAGGTCGTCACCAAGGCTCTGCTGCGGCAGGTGAACGTGCCGGGGCTGGACCGGCCGGCCGCGTTGATCACCCTCGACAACGGATTCGACCACACCAAGCCGAACACCTTCGGCCCCGGCGGCCTGACCAGCCTCGACGAGGCGATCAGCGCCGCGCTGGCGGCCGACCCGGCGTTCATCGCGGTCACCGGCAAGCCGTACATCTTCTGCGTCGGCGCGGACATCACCGGCCTGCCGCAGCTCGCGGACCGCGCGCAGGCGCTGGAGATTGGCCGGCTGGGTCACCGGGTCTTCGCCCGGCTCAAGGACAGCTCGGTCCCGACCTTCGCCTTCGTCAATGGCGCGGCGATGGGCGGCGGCCTGGAGCTGGCCCTGCACTGCCACTACCGGACCCTGTCGGCCGGCGCGACGGCGCTGGCGCTGCCGGAGGTCTCGCTCGGCCTGATCCCGGGCTGGGGCGGCACCCAACTGCTGCCGAACCTGATCGGCATCCCCGCCGCCACCCAGGTGATCATTCAGAACCCGCTGATGCAGAACAAGATGCTCAAGCCGAAGCAGGCTGCCGAGCTGGGCATCGCGGACGTGCTGCTGGAACCGGCCGACTTCCTGGAGCGGTCCCTGGAGTGGGCCGCCGGTGTCGTCCGGGGGCAGGTCGAGGTGACCCGGCCCGAGGTCGACAAGGACATGTGGGCCGGGGTGCTCTACTTCGCCCGGCAGACGTTGGACCAGCGGTTGCACGGCGCGGTTCCGGCCGCGTACCAGGCGCTCGACCTGCTGGAGACGGCGAAGGACGCCGACTTCGCCACCGGCACCGCCGCAGAGGACGAGGCCCTCGCCGACCTGGTCTTCTCCGAGGAGTTGCGCAGCGGGCTGTACGCCTTCGACCTGGTGCAGCGACGGGCCAAGCGGCCGGCCGGCGCGCCGGACAAGGGCTTGGCCCGCCCGGTGACGAAGGTCGGCATCGTCGGCGCCGGTCTGATGGCCAGCCAGCTGGCGCTGCTGTTCGCCCGCCGCCTTCAGGTGCCGGTCGTGCTGACCGACCTGGACCAGGCCCGGGTCGACAAGGGCGTGGCCTACGTGCACACCCAGATCGAGAAGGCGGTCAGCAAGGGCCGGATGGACAAGGGCACGGCCGCGAAGCTGTACGGCCTGGTGTCCGGCTCGGTCGACAAGTCCGTCTTCACCGATGCTGACTTCGTCATCGAGGCGGTCTTCGAGGACCTGAACGTCAAGAAGCAGGTCTGGGCCGAGTTGGAGAAGGTCGTCAAGCCGGAGGCGGTGCTCGCCACCAACACCTCGTCGTTGTCGATCATTGAGATGGCGGCGGAGCTGGAGCACCCGGAGCGGGTCGTCGGCTTCCACTTCTTCAACCCGGTCGCGGTGCTGCCGCTGCTGGAGATCGTCCGGGGCGAGCGGACCGACGATGCCACCCTGGCCACCGCGTTCGCGGTCGGCAAGCAGCTGAAGAAGTCGAGTGTGCTGGTGAAGGACGCCCCGGCGTTCGTGGTGAACCGGCTGCTCACCCGCTTCCTGGGCACCGTGTTCGCTGCCGTCGACGCCGGCACTCCGCTGGAGGTGGCGAACCGGGCGCTGGACCCGCTGGGTCTGCCGATGCGCCCGCTGGCCCTGCTCCAGCTGGTCGGGCCGGCCGTCGCGTACCACGTGGGCGGCACCCTGCACGCTGCCTTCCCGGACCGGTTCGGGGTCAGCGAGAACCTCAAGCGGATCGCCGACTCCGGCCAGCCGATCGTCGTGGACGACGAGATCAACGCCGAGGTCGCAAAGCTGCTGGTGGTCGGCGACCAGCCGCTCACCGAGGAGCAGGTACGTCAGAACGCGCTGGACGCGCTGGCGCAGGAGATCCGGCTGATGCTCGACGAGGGCGTCGTCGCCGAGGCGCAGGACATCGACCTGTGCATGATCCTCGGTGCCGGTTGGCCGTTCCACCTGGGCGGCGTCACGCCCTACCTGGACCGGACCGGCACCAGCGAGCGGGTCACCGGCAGGCGGTTCCTGCCGCGCGGGGCGGCCAGCCTGTCCGGCTGA
- a CDS encoding DUF3000 domain-containing protein: MAPPIALPDTFARAVAGLRSATPRPEILLEEVGAPQRLAPYSFALSASVLRDGDEVASGRLILLHDPAGHEAWQGTLRLVTYVTAELEVDLAADPLLPGVGWTWLTDALDAQDAEYRAIGGTITQTMSTRFGELAGPPAAGDVEIRASWTPTGVDLAAHLDAWCTLLASTAGLPPPGVTALPERRPAATG; this comes from the coding sequence ATGGCCCCCCCGATCGCGCTTCCCGACACGTTCGCCCGCGCGGTCGCGGGTCTCCGGTCGGCGACGCCCCGGCCGGAGATCCTGCTGGAGGAGGTGGGTGCCCCGCAACGGCTGGCCCCCTACTCGTTCGCGCTCTCGGCGTCGGTGCTGCGCGACGGTGACGAGGTGGCCAGCGGACGGCTGATCCTGCTGCACGATCCGGCCGGGCACGAGGCGTGGCAGGGCACGCTGCGGCTGGTCACCTACGTGACCGCCGAGTTGGAGGTCGACCTGGCCGCCGACCCGCTGTTGCCCGGGGTGGGGTGGACCTGGCTCACCGACGCCCTCGACGCCCAGGACGCGGAGTACCGGGCCATCGGCGGCACCATCACGCAGACCATGTCGACCCGCTTCGGCGAGCTGGCCGGCCCGCCCGCAGCCGGCGACGTGGAGATCCGCGCCTCCTGGACGCCGACCGGGGTCGACCTCGCCGCGCACCTGGACGCCTGGTGCACCCTGCTCGCCTCCACCGCCGGCCTGCCGCCGCCCGGCGTCACCGCCCTGCCCGAACGCCGCCCCGCCGCCACCGGCTGA
- a CDS encoding helix-turn-helix domain-containing protein — protein MTTMRAAQRQAQAKADYNTFLAACPSRQLLDRISDKWVVLILCALGGDSSPQPDGSDAPRAMRYSELARLLAGVSQKMLTQTLRSLERDGLLTRTVTPTVPVTVSYELTDLGLSLHRMTREIRYWAQAHMSEVLTNRDDYDSAAS, from the coding sequence ATGACCACGATGAGGGCAGCCCAGCGGCAGGCGCAGGCCAAAGCGGACTACAACACGTTCCTCGCAGCCTGCCCAAGCCGCCAGCTGCTCGACCGGATCTCGGACAAGTGGGTCGTGCTGATCCTGTGCGCGTTGGGCGGTGACTCTTCCCCGCAACCCGACGGGTCGGACGCGCCGAGAGCGATGCGCTACTCCGAGCTTGCCCGCCTGCTGGCCGGGGTCAGTCAGAAGATGTTGACCCAGACCCTGCGTTCGCTGGAGCGTGACGGCCTGCTCACCCGTACCGTGACGCCCACTGTCCCGGTCACCGTCTCCTACGAGCTGACCGACCTCGGCCTCTCACTCCACCGGATGACACGCGAGATCAGGTACTGGGCTCAGGCACACATGAGCGAGGTCCTCACCAACCGCGACGATTACGACTCGGCTGCCTCCTGA
- a CDS encoding thiolase family protein, whose translation MPREVRDVVFVDGVRTPFGKAGGMYANTRADDLVIRCIRELLRRNPQLPPERVEEVAIAATTQIGDQGLTIGRTAALLAGLPKTVPGFAIDRMCAGAMTAVTTVAGGIAMGAYDIAIAGGVEHMGRHPMGEGVDPNPRIIAEKLVDPSALVMGSTAENLHDRVPHITKQRTDAFALASQQKTAKAYANGKLQDDLVPVAIRDEENGWGLATVDEAPRDTSMEKLATLKTPFRPHGKVTAGNAAGLNDGATASLLADEATARELGLPVAMRLVSYGFVGVEPEVMGVGPIPSTEKALRIAGLTIDDIGLFELNEAFAVQVLAFLDHFGIADDDPRVNPWGGAIAIGHPLASSGVRLMTQLARQFAEHPEVRYGLTAMCIGIGMGGTVIWENPHWTGSAQTEGGDK comes from the coding sequence GTGCCCCGTGAAGTCCGGGATGTCGTCTTCGTCGACGGCGTCCGCACCCCCTTCGGCAAGGCGGGTGGCATGTACGCCAACACCCGCGCCGACGACCTGGTGATCCGCTGCATCCGCGAACTGCTGCGCCGTAACCCCCAACTCCCGCCGGAGCGGGTGGAGGAGGTCGCGATCGCGGCCACCACCCAGATCGGCGACCAGGGCCTGACCATCGGCCGCACCGCCGCGCTGCTGGCGGGCCTGCCCAAGACCGTTCCGGGCTTCGCCATCGACCGGATGTGCGCCGGGGCGATGACCGCCGTGACGACCGTCGCGGGCGGCATCGCCATGGGCGCCTACGACATCGCGATCGCCGGTGGCGTCGAGCACATGGGCCGCCACCCGATGGGTGAGGGCGTCGACCCGAACCCGCGCATCATCGCCGAGAAGCTGGTCGACCCGTCCGCGCTGGTGATGGGCTCCACCGCGGAGAACCTGCACGACCGGGTCCCGCACATCACCAAGCAGCGCACCGACGCGTTCGCCCTCGCCTCCCAGCAGAAAACCGCGAAGGCGTACGCCAATGGCAAGCTCCAGGACGACCTGGTGCCGGTGGCGATCCGCGATGAGGAGAACGGCTGGGGCCTGGCCACGGTGGACGAGGCCCCCCGGGACACCTCGATGGAGAAGCTCGCCACGCTCAAGACCCCGTTCCGCCCGCACGGCAAGGTCACCGCGGGCAACGCGGCCGGTCTCAACGACGGCGCCACCGCCAGCCTGCTCGCCGACGAGGCCACCGCCCGCGAGCTGGGCCTGCCGGTGGCGATGCGGCTGGTGTCGTACGGCTTCGTCGGCGTCGAGCCGGAGGTGATGGGGGTCGGCCCGATCCCGTCGACGGAGAAGGCGCTGCGGATCGCCGGCCTGACCATCGACGACATCGGCCTGTTCGAGCTGAACGAGGCGTTCGCCGTGCAGGTGCTGGCCTTCCTCGACCACTTCGGCATCGCCGACGACGACCCGCGGGTCAACCCGTGGGGCGGCGCGATCGCCATCGGTCACCCGCTCGCCTCCTCCGGCGTACGGCTGATGACCCAGCTCGCCCGGCAGTTCGCCGAGCACCCGGAGGTCCGCTACGGCCTCACCGCGATGTGTATCGGCATCGGCATGGGCGGCACGGTCATCTGGGAGAACCCGCACTGGACCGGGTCCGCGCAGACGGAGGGTGGAGACAAGTGA
- a CDS encoding aldo/keto reductase family oxidoreductase: MRTTSLPGGTWKLGDRAVTRFGYGAMQLAGPWVMGPPADRDGALAVLREAVDLGISHIDTSDAYGPHVTNELIREALHPYPESLLIATKVGANRDARGGWPTARRPEDLHRQVHENLRSLGVDTLDLVNMRMGDAEGPQPGSIIEAFETLAALQQEGLIRHLGVSNVTAEQVAEARAVAPVVCVQNLYNLAHRHDDDLVEQLAADGIAYVPFFPLGGFSPVQSEALSAVAARLGSTPMSVALAWLLQRSPNILLIPGTSKVAHLRENVVGAGLSLSAEDIAALDGIGR; the protein is encoded by the coding sequence ATCCGCACTACTTCCCTTCCCGGCGGCACCTGGAAGCTCGGCGATCGGGCGGTCACCCGTTTCGGGTACGGTGCCATGCAACTCGCCGGCCCCTGGGTGATGGGGCCACCCGCCGACCGCGACGGCGCGCTGGCCGTGCTGCGCGAAGCCGTCGACCTGGGAATCAGCCACATCGACACGAGCGACGCCTACGGGCCGCACGTCACCAACGAGCTGATCCGCGAAGCACTGCACCCCTATCCCGAGTCGCTGCTCATCGCCACCAAGGTGGGGGCGAATCGCGACGCACGGGGCGGCTGGCCGACGGCCCGCCGACCCGAGGATCTGCACAGGCAGGTCCACGAGAATCTGCGCTCCCTCGGGGTCGACACCCTCGATCTGGTCAACATGCGGATGGGTGACGCCGAAGGCCCCCAGCCCGGCTCGATCATCGAGGCGTTCGAGACCCTCGCCGCGCTTCAGCAGGAGGGCCTGATCCGTCACCTCGGCGTCAGCAACGTCACCGCCGAGCAGGTCGCCGAGGCGCGGGCGGTCGCCCCGGTGGTGTGCGTGCAGAATTTGTACAACCTCGCCCACCGCCACGACGACGACCTCGTCGAACAGCTCGCCGCCGACGGTATCGCCTACGTGCCGTTCTTTCCGCTCGGCGGTTTCTCACCGGTGCAGTCCGAGGCACTCTCGGCCGTCGCCGCCCGGTTGGGCTCGACACCGATGTCCGTCGCCCTCGCCTGGCTGTTGCAGCGCTCACCGAACATCCTGCTGATTCCCGGCACCTCAAAGGTGGCGCACCTGCGCGAGAACGTCGTCGGGGCGGGGCTGTCGCTGTCCGCCGAGGACATCGCCGCGTTGGACGGCATCGGCCGCTGA